Proteins encoded in a region of the Ancylobacter sp. SL191 genome:
- a CDS encoding alpha/beta fold hydrolase, with the protein MTLFSTKDNPVPAGAQTGQVATADGVSLRFARWDPEGPAHGTVCLFAGRTEKIEKYFETVRDLLKRGFTVAAMDWRGQGGSQRLLRNPMKGHVEDFADYQYDLEAFMREVVIPSCPAPFFALAHSMGAAILLDSARAGERIFDRMFLVAPMLELSLVKHDVAARRLARVLTGIGFSRAYVPRGRRVRLNEFHFDGNRLTSDPARFARNLTITMEQPQLDVGPPTIGWVTAAFDLMDRFAEPQTARAIRQPLLMVAAGDDQIVSTPAIERFGTRLIAGASLVIPGARHELLQERDAFREPLLAAFDAFIPGSAR; encoded by the coding sequence ATGACGCTGTTCAGCACCAAGGACAACCCCGTGCCCGCGGGCGCGCAGACCGGACAGGTCGCCACGGCGGACGGCGTGTCGCTGCGCTTCGCCCGCTGGGATCCGGAGGGGCCCGCCCATGGCACGGTGTGCCTGTTCGCCGGGCGCACGGAAAAGATCGAGAAGTATTTCGAGACGGTGCGCGACCTGTTGAAGCGCGGCTTCACCGTCGCCGCGATGGACTGGCGCGGGCAGGGCGGCTCGCAGCGCCTGCTGCGCAACCCGATGAAGGGGCACGTCGAGGATTTCGCTGACTACCAGTACGACCTCGAAGCCTTCATGCGCGAGGTGGTCATCCCCTCTTGCCCCGCGCCCTTCTTCGCGCTGGCGCATTCCATGGGTGCGGCGATCCTTCTCGACTCCGCGCGTGCGGGCGAGCGCATCTTCGACCGCATGTTCCTCGTCGCGCCGATGCTGGAACTGTCGCTGGTCAAGCACGATGTCGCGGCGCGGCGGCTGGCGCGCGTGCTCACCGGCATCGGCTTTTCGCGCGCCTATGTGCCGCGTGGGCGCCGGGTGCGGCTCAATGAGTTCCATTTCGACGGCAACCGGCTGACCTCGGACCCGGCGCGTTTCGCCCGCAATCTCACCATCACCATGGAGCAGCCGCAGCTCGATGTCGGCCCGCCGACCATTGGCTGGGTCACGGCCGCCTTCGACCTGATGGACCGCTTCGCCGAGCCGCAGACCGCGCGGGCGATCCGCCAGCCGCTGCTGATGGTGGCGGCGGGCGACGACCAGATCGTCTCGACGCCGGCCATCGAGCGCTTCGGCACGCGGCTGATCGCCGGGGCGAGCCTGGTCATCCCCGGTGCGCGGCACGAATTGCTGCAGGAGCGCGACGCGTTCCGTGAGCCGCTGCTCGCCGCCTTCGACGCCTTCATTCCGGGCAGCGCCCGCTAG
- a CDS encoding histidine phosphatase family protein, with translation MSGAWMKTGLAALAALALNVAAPPAEAAPKRIVIVRHGEKLSPASLCGLGKERAQALATQYLSPTDPMSLIAKDPPAAILAITLHTLETARPTAKAWGMEIATNKLMLMPIQNNRHDNALINAQNRKVVTDLMENPRWHGTTVVMVWEHFHIASEALEQEFAGEQVTLRQLLKLDQVKGVPGGVPKTWPNSNYNFFWILDYDSPTATIPARFHTVRQYFKPPYANLPSNDWGAPEGRPADSGCT, from the coding sequence ATGAGCGGCGCATGGATGAAGACGGGGCTGGCAGCCCTTGCGGCGCTCGCCCTGAATGTGGCCGCCCCACCCGCCGAAGCCGCGCCCAAGCGCATCGTCATTGTGCGTCACGGCGAGAAGCTCTCACCCGCCAGCCTGTGCGGTCTCGGCAAGGAGCGAGCGCAGGCGCTGGCGACGCAGTATCTCTCGCCCACCGATCCGATGAGCCTGATCGCCAAGGATCCGCCCGCGGCCATCCTCGCCATCACCCTGCACACGCTGGAAACCGCGCGCCCGACCGCCAAGGCCTGGGGCATGGAGATCGCCACCAACAAGCTGATGCTGATGCCGATCCAGAACAACCGGCACGACAATGCGCTGATCAACGCGCAGAACCGCAAGGTGGTGACCGACCTCATGGAGAACCCGCGCTGGCACGGCACGACAGTGGTGATGGTGTGGGAGCATTTCCACATCGCCAGCGAGGCGTTGGAACAGGAATTCGCCGGCGAGCAGGTGACGCTGCGCCAGTTGCTCAAGCTCGACCAGGTCAAGGGTGTGCCCGGCGGGGTGCCCAAGACCTGGCCCAACAGCAACTATAATTTCTTCTGGATACTCGACTATGACAGTCCGACCGCGACCATACCGGCGCGGTTTCACACGGTGCGGCAATATTTCAAGCCGCCTTACGCCAATCTGCCATCAAACGACTGGGGAGCGCCCGAGGGCAGGCCTGCCGATTCCGGCTGCACCTGA
- the hisN gene encoding histidinol-phosphatase codes for MGAVDFETFVHELATVSGQAILPFFRTAIGVEDKNSGGAFDPVTAADRAAEQAMRTLIRRHFPSHGVRGEEFPDEGLDAEYVWVLDPIDGTKSFITGLPAWGTLIGLCREDEPAYGMMHQPFIGERFYGDGATARYRGPAGERRLHVRACAALEDAILLTTSPLLMEEADRARYRAVEERARLPRYGGDCYAYCMLAAGHVDLVIETNLKAFDILPLVPVIRGAGGIVTSWEGTSDLSSGRVIAAGDPRTHEAALKVLQQG; via the coding sequence ATGGGCGCGGTGGATTTCGAGACTTTCGTGCACGAACTGGCGACCGTCTCCGGCCAGGCCATCCTGCCCTTCTTCCGCACCGCCATCGGCGTCGAGGACAAGAACAGCGGCGGTGCCTTCGATCCGGTCACCGCGGCCGATCGCGCCGCCGAGCAGGCGATGCGCACGCTGATCCGTCGCCATTTCCCCAGCCATGGCGTGCGCGGCGAGGAATTCCCCGATGAGGGTCTCGACGCGGAATATGTCTGGGTGCTCGACCCGATCGACGGCACCAAGTCCTTCATCACCGGCCTGCCCGCCTGGGGCACGCTGATCGGCCTGTGCCGCGAGGATGAGCCGGCCTACGGCATGATGCACCAGCCCTTCATCGGCGAGCGCTTCTATGGCGACGGCGCCACGGCGCGCTATCGCGGCCCGGCCGGGGAGCGGCGCCTGCACGTGCGCGCGTGCGCGGCGCTGGAGGACGCGATCCTGCTCACCACCTCGCCGCTGCTGATGGAGGAGGCCGACCGCGCCCGCTACCGCGCGGTGGAAGAGCGTGCCCGCCTGCCGCGCTATGGCGGCGACTGCTACGCCTATTGCATGCTGGCGGCCGGCCATGTCGATCTCGTCATCGAGACCAACCTGAAGGCCTTCGACATCCTGCCGCTGGTGCCGGTCATTCGCGGCGCGGGCGGCATTGTCACGAGCTGGGAAGGCACCAGCGACCTGTCGAGCGGCCGGGTGATCGCGGCTGGCGACCCGCGCACCCACGAAGCCGCGCTGAAGGTGCTCCAGCAGGGCTGA
- a CDS encoding N-formylglutamate amidohydrolase yields the protein MMAVIAETIDPAFEVVMPAQPALPFLFNSPHSGIVYPRAFVEQSRLDLPLLRRSEDTLVDALFADVTQLGMAFMRAHFPRCYLDVNREPYELDPRMFEGRLPAYANTRSMRVSGGLGTIARIVGEAQEIYARRIPIDDAIARIDTLYKPYHRTLRQIMTQLQRSFGMAVLVDCHSMPSGCQREDHSRIDMVIGDRYGTSCAPVIAEVLENELRRRGYSVVRNKPYAGGFITEHYGNPASGVHAVQIEINRALYMHEPTYRASDAFETVRTDLIGVAAALGKIAQVELTASRAAAE from the coding sequence ATGATGGCTGTCATTGCCGAAACCATCGATCCCGCCTTTGAGGTCGTTATGCCGGCCCAGCCGGCCCTGCCGTTCCTGTTCAATTCGCCCCATAGCGGCATCGTCTATCCGCGCGCCTTCGTCGAGCAGTCGCGGCTCGATCTGCCGCTGCTGCGCCGCTCGGAGGACACGCTGGTCGACGCGCTGTTCGCCGACGTCACGCAGCTCGGCATGGCGTTCATGCGGGCACATTTCCCGCGCTGCTATCTCGACGTGAACCGCGAGCCCTATGAGCTCGACCCCCGTATGTTCGAGGGGCGCCTGCCGGCCTATGCCAATACACGCTCCATGCGCGTTTCCGGCGGGCTCGGCACCATCGCCCGAATCGTCGGCGAGGCGCAGGAGATCTATGCCCGGCGCATCCCGATCGACGACGCGATCGCCCGCATCGACACGCTCTACAAGCCCTATCACCGCACGCTGCGCCAGATCATGACGCAGTTGCAGCGCAGCTTCGGCATGGCGGTGCTGGTGGACTGCCATTCCATGCCGTCGGGCTGCCAGCGCGAGGACCATTCCCGCATCGACATGGTGATCGGTGATCGCTACGGCACGAGCTGCGCGCCGGTAATCGCCGAGGTGCTGGAGAATGAGCTGCGCCGGCGGGGCTATTCGGTGGTGCGCAACAAGCCCTATGCGGGTGGCTTCATCACCGAGCATTACGGCAACCCGGCCTCGGGCGTTCACGCGGTGCAGATCGAGATCAACCGCGCGCTCTATATGCATGAGCCCACTTATCGGGCATCCGATGCCTTCGAAACTGTCCGTACCGACCTTATCGGGGTAGCGGCAGCCCTGGGTAAAATCGCCCAGGTGGAACTCACGGCAAGCCGAGCCGCGGCGGAATAA
- the cpdR gene encoding cell cycle two-component system response regulator CpdR: MLKILLAEDDNDMRRFLVKALENAGYDVASFDNGRSAYDRLREEPFELLLTDIVMPEMDGIELARRATELDPDIKVMFITGFAAVALNADSKAPKDAKVLSKPFHLRDLVNEVGKMLAA, encoded by the coding sequence ATGCTGAAGATCCTTCTCGCCGAAGACGACAACGATATGCGTCGCTTTCTGGTGAAGGCGCTGGAGAACGCCGGTTACGACGTTGCCTCCTTCGATAATGGCCGCTCGGCCTATGACCGGCTGCGCGAGGAGCCGTTCGAGCTGCTGCTGACCGACATCGTCATGCCGGAGATGGACGGAATCGAGCTGGCGCGCCGCGCGACCGAGCTCGACCCGGACATCAAGGTGATGTTCATCACCGGCTTCGCCGCCGTCGCGCTCAATGCCGACAGCAAGGCGCCGAAGGATGCGAAGGTGCTGTCCAAGCCCTTCCATCTGCGCGATCTCGTCAACGAGGTCGGCAAGATGCTGGCGGCGTGA
- a CDS encoding rhamnan synthesis F family protein: protein MIPLWKLKREAIRLGRKANALPWYFRGRLRRWLYDRQRTSRLTVTEGAQPARPEMAVLLIYQPAGLIASTFLTLDYLADQGVSAVVVSNTRLTLADRARLAARSHLVIERPNVGYDFGGYREGVMTLLERGGKLDALYVLNDSIWFPLTRDSDAMARLRANEADVVGLLMGNAGKPSPEHEYIQSYFFRFSGRLIAHPDFARYWREMPLVDDKYLVVHRFERFVSRHFKQRGFKVSALTHWSELADSLARIEDEATLRAIFTHQSGVAPKDYNAIAPRLAAGASARALRDDLAPGVANHELFASTVHAHPVLLMDMRLAFLKKRIEAQHAELVRFGLLERLDPVIQAEIAAARPEDSEPAGPL, encoded by the coding sequence ATGATTCCCCTCTGGAAACTGAAGCGCGAGGCGATCCGGCTGGGCCGCAAGGCCAATGCGCTGCCGTGGTATTTTCGCGGGCGCCTGCGCCGCTGGCTCTACGACCGCCAGCGCACCTCCCGCCTCACCGTGACCGAGGGCGCGCAACCCGCGCGGCCGGAAATGGCGGTGCTGCTGATCTACCAGCCCGCCGGGCTCATCGCGTCGACCTTCCTGACGCTGGATTATCTCGCCGACCAAGGCGTCTCCGCCGTCGTGGTGTCGAACACGAGGCTCACGCTGGCGGATCGCGCGCGCCTAGCGGCGCGGAGCCATCTCGTCATCGAGCGGCCCAATGTCGGCTATGATTTCGGCGGCTACCGCGAGGGGGTGATGACGCTGCTGGAGCGCGGCGGAAAGCTCGACGCGCTTTATGTGCTCAATGACAGCATCTGGTTTCCGCTCACCCGCGACAGCGACGCGATGGCCCGCCTGCGTGCGAATGAAGCGGATGTGGTCGGGCTGCTCATGGGTAATGCCGGCAAGCCCTCGCCGGAGCATGAATACATCCAGTCCTATTTCTTCCGCTTCTCCGGCCGGCTGATCGCCCACCCCGACTTCGCCCGCTACTGGCGGGAGATGCCGCTGGTCGACGACAAATATCTGGTCGTCCATCGCTTCGAGCGCTTTGTCTCGCGCCACTTCAAGCAGCGCGGCTTCAAGGTGAGCGCGCTCACCCATTGGAGCGAACTTGCCGACAGCCTCGCGCGGATCGAGGACGAGGCGACGCTGCGGGCGATCTTCACCCATCAGAGCGGCGTCGCGCCCAAGGACTACAACGCCATCGCGCCGCGACTCGCGGCGGGCGCTTCGGCCCGCGCGCTACGCGACGACCTCGCCCCGGGCGTGGCGAATCACGAGCTTTTCGCCTCCACCGTCCACGCCCATCCGGTGCTGCTGATGGACATGCGGCTGGCCTTCCTCAAGAAGCGCATCGAGGCCCAACATGCGGAGCTGGTGCGCTTCGGGCTGCTGGAGCGGCTCGACCCAGTGATTCAGGCGGAGATCGCCGCCGCCCGCCCGGAGGACAGCGAGCCGGCCGGCCCGTTGTGA
- a CDS encoding Hsp20 family protein, which translates to MRTFDFTPLQRSTVGFDRLFSLLDQMGTVDSTTTYPPYNIERTGENAYRITVAVAGFTEQDLDIEVKENTLAIRGDRKVESAGKGVATSGEVLYQGIAARAFERRFQLADHVEVRGASLANGLLHVDLVREIPEAMKPRRIPIAAGSATPRVLEAKVSDPADAKAA; encoded by the coding sequence ATGCGTACGTTTGATTTCACCCCCCTGCAGCGCTCGACCGTGGGCTTTGATCGCCTGTTCTCCCTGCTCGACCAGATGGGCACGGTGGACAGCACGACGACCTACCCGCCCTATAATATCGAGCGCACCGGCGAAAACGCCTACCGCATCACCGTGGCGGTCGCCGGCTTCACCGAGCAGGATCTCGACATCGAGGTGAAGGAAAATACCCTTGCCATCCGCGGCGACCGCAAGGTCGAGAGCGCGGGCAAGGGTGTGGCGACCTCGGGCGAGGTGCTCTATCAGGGCATCGCCGCGCGCGCCTTCGAGCGCCGCTTCCAGCTCGCCGATCACGTCGAGGTGCGGGGCGCGAGCCTCGCCAATGGCCTGCTCCATGTCGACCTCGTGCGGGAAATCCCCGAGGCGATGAAGCCGCGCCGCATCCCGATCGCCGCCGGAAGCGCGACCCCGCGCGTGCTTGAGGCGAAGGTGAGCGACCCCGCCGACGCCAAGGCGGCGTGA